The sequence below is a genomic window from Rhinopithecus roxellana isolate Shanxi Qingling chromosome 19, ASM756505v1, whole genome shotgun sequence.
agtttgagaccagcctgggccacatagtgagaccctgtctctatgggaggggtgggggtggggggcattgTAAAAAAGCAGTTGCTCTTTTAGAAGGCATCAGAGAGCCCTCTAGTGACCACGAAGGGGAGTTAATGCAGAGATGACTCGAGAAATAGAGAAGCAGTCATGAGTGTTTACAAAGGAAAAAGTGAGGGAGGGAAAGCTCTTTTGGTTAACAGCATATTTACAATTAGGTAACTGTATTCTTAAATACTTTTAACCTGagtaacatttataaatatgttatagGAACCCTCACAGTCACAAGTCACACTAGAATCCATCTGTCCAGTATCTGTGCTTTCCCCAGTCTTCCTCCCTCATAAGTTCCCAATGTCAGGAGAGTTGTGAGCATGCAACACCAAGAAAAACACATCCTGGCCCTTCAGGTGCACTGTCAACAGGAGTGGCTAGAAATAGGCTCCGCTGTCTCTCAGCTTCTGCTTAGACAACTCTCTTACATTCTGAACATAAAACACACTGGATATAGAACCTTCAGCTTCTGCCTCTCCAGACCACTTCTCAGCTGTTCAAAGCTTCAAGCAATAGGTTTATTGTGCACCAAGAGGCTTGGAAGAGTGGCACCGCTGCTTGGGGGTCAGGGGCTTCCTACCTTGGCAGAATGATGTTAGTACATACTACGCAGTGGCACCAGAGGCCCTCCCGGGCATCCGAGGCATTTAGATCAATGGCTTGTCCTTGGCCCAGAGGTGACGCACACTGTCATAATACTCAGTGATAAAAGTCCCTGCTGCATTAGTAAGTCAGTTTTGAAGCTCTCCTGTTATAACAAGGCCTTTCAGTCAGTGTGGATGCAGCATTTCtgaacagaaaattattttcacttatcATCAGAACCAGTTCCAGCTCCTGGAAATCTTGGAGTCGAGCAACATCCTTgtcctaaaacaaaaatatgttaaacAGATTAACAAGAGCCACTTGTCTCCATATGTTTGGTGTACTGTATTGATACCAGTATCTTGTCTCATTtcaaaacctagaagaaaaaaaaaaaaatccctgtggCAGGCTAAGTCAGTGATAGTGCAACTAAGGCCCCAGGCTGATTGGGTTGCAAAGTGGAAGCCCTTAAAAAAAGCTCAGCAGCTGCGACAGCATGAGCACACACTGCGAAGGGAGAGGCTATGCGAAGGGAGAGGCAACACACAGATCAGTTTCCCGGGTGCCCTGAGAAGCCAGAAACCTGATGTTCAAAAACCCAGAGATGTATGAAGGACCACACATGCATCTATATGGATTTGCTCTGTAACTGAACTTGGTTCTTCACTTGCAAAACAGAAGGCACATCTAGTAGTGCACTAAGTTAATCCTTACAGATCACTAAAGAAACCAAGAATAGGAACACGTGAATGATAATTCAGAAAATTATCTCTGGTATCAACTTCCAAAAATGCCACTGTTGGCTGATCTGAATGCAATGGTGTTTCCAACTAGTTTGTAAGAATGTAACTGGCCAAACACCAGTTACAGAtgtctttgttccttctccactccactgcttcacttgacttgccaaaaaaaaaaaaaaaaaaaaaaaagccagtggaaaatcattctttgttccttttctatTCTCTGTTTATTCCCTCAACTAACTCATATAACCAAGGAGGGAGCTAGGTATTTTCCAAATGCAAAAAGCAGCCATTCATGCTTAACAGACTTTTCTTACCTTTCTTAACAGAGTGTTGGGTAACTTTCTGATCTTCTCCACTTGATCTGGATTAACACCCAGCTCACAGCAACACACTCTGAGCAACTCTTGGTAGGTGAGCTCCTGTCGGTCCAGTTCAATTTCAATGAAATCATTTTCTCGAAGAGATGGGTTCTGAATTCTCACCTTGAGTACCAGCtctagaaaaaaaaggagaaatgttaaTGAATAGTTCTGGCACAGCACAGCCCCTGTTATTTAAGATCTTTTCCAGAAGATGGTTATACTTAATCATGCCAAAGCTCTGTACATGATTAACAGACCTGTTTGGTGGGAAAACCAAGTGTAACCAGCAGGGTTTGCTCAGGCCCAGCTCTGGCTCTGCTGGAGCAGTTTCCTGCATTGTTGCCCATACTTTTAGGCTATGGTTCACAAAGTAAGAGCAAGGCAGGGGAAGCCATTCCAGCTATGTAGAAGGATAATTTACTTCTGCCATTGGAGCTAAGGAGGCAAAGTCTTAAGAACAGGTTTGGGTATCAAACTATACATGAACAGGGGAAGGGGGAAAAAGGTTGGAAAGAAGGCATGGGCAGGATGTGAGTTACCCTAAAAAGATTGAACAATTATGGACCTAAAGgtatttgtaaaatatgaaacTCCTTGCAAAAAAGACAGTAAAAGAGCCAAATGACAAGCTACTAATAAAAGCTAAAGTATAACTTGATGTGAATGTGGCACCTTCATGAAGAAGGGGTCTTATTATTCATAGGTCTTGGAACTAAGCAATCTGCTCCTTTATTCTGAACCTGGCTGCCAAGACAGCCCAAGTCAAGCACCCTGCTTTGTTCTGCTTTGTTCCCTGTATATGAATCCCTTGTGGCACCCCAGGTCACTGTTAGCACCTACAGTAGTAACTCCTCAAAAACAGGAAGTGAGAGAGTTACTtctaggaaaaaaggaaaagtaagacTAGCTGTACCCTATGGTATTTGACTGGATTTGGAAGACTCAGGATGAACTTGTGGTTTTTAATATTCTCAAAAAGATATACACTGATAGAGAAATATGGGTATCTTTCCTGGCTATGTCCTCTCAGCGGGCCTAGAAGAAATGATATACCTGTAGCAATGAGGACACCTAGTGCCCACATCCTGGTGTCTAAATACCATTCTTGGTGGGCCCAAGTGGGAGGCAAATTTGCTGTGTGTCCTAAATACCATTCTCCACCAAAAAGAACcagggcttcttggagaaatgactgattccagGGTGGGAGGGGAAAAGTTATGCtatgagcctggaacatcttgcTGCACCAGAAAGTAAGGCAGTGCTCCAAGAACAATGAAGACACCTGCAAGGGACATAAGAACCAGCTTGAAggggctcccactggccaaatctgggaTAACTTGAATAATTGAAAATTGATAGTAACAGATTATAACccactgaataaaataaagatatatgtgtcaataatgatattaatgaaggagaagggaaagccCTTCTTTACAGTAAAATACCAACTAATAAGTAGAGAAAGAATGATTGAAAATCATAtccctgggaggccgagacgggcggatcacgaggtcaggagatcgagaccatcctggctaatacggtggaacctcgtctctactaaaaactacaaaaaactagccgggcgaggtggcgacacctgtagtcccagctacccgggaggctgaggcaggagaatggcgtgaacccgggaggcggagcttgcagtgagctgagatctggccacagcactccagcctgggtgacagagcgagactccgtctcaaaaaaaaaaaaagaaaatcatatccCACAAAAATAATTGGCCTGGACTCTTCAAAAAGATCAAGatcaaaaatgataaagggtaaaGATTCCAGATTAAAGGAAACTAAAACGACATGATAACTACATGCAACGCATGATCCTGAGCAGGGCACAGGGAGCAGAGGAGTACAGAGAGTCCAGATAGATATCAATAGTACTATTTCTGTAATAGTACAGATAGTACGTATAATAGATGATAGAATACAAAAGGCATTGGTTGAGACAATTGACAAAATTAAAACATGGACTATGGATTACAGAACAGCATTACCTCAAGATTACATTTCTCAAATTTGGTCATTTGTACTGTAGTTACATAAGATAatacctggctgggtgcggtgattcacacctataatcccagcactttgggaggctgaggcaggcgaatcacttaaggtcaggagtttgagaccagcctggccaacatggtgaaaccccatctctactaaaaaaaaaaaaaaaaaaaattagccaggtgtggtggtatgctcctgtaatcccagctacttgggaggctgaggcagaagaattgcttgaatctgggaggtggaggttgcagtgagccaagatcacaccactgcactccagcctgggtgacaggggaaactacatctcaaaaaaaaaaaagagaatatccttGTTCTTAGGAAAAATATAATGGAAAGAATACTGAAGGGTATCAGGGTAAAAGGGCAAAAGGTAAACAATTTGTGAATTTGAGTAAAGGGAGTTCCTTATACTAGTCATGTAACATTTCTGTAAGTTTGTAATTATACCCAAAATACCTCATTAAATCCCACCTCCCGGGACACCAACTCCCCTGTTGCAGAGGCTGTTTGCTGATGAGGGGTTACCTTGCATATTAAATGGAAATGCTCCAGTGAAGAAAAATGGCTGGAATGCTGGCGCTGGTCCTGCATATGCCCCATTTTGAGGCTCCAGAGACACTGGTGGCTTGGACGGGACAGAAGAAAACAGGGAGCGGCTCTGACTCACTGGTGGCTGACAAACAGGACCCGGTTTTGTGCTTTCTGGTGTTCTGAGTATGGCAGAGGGGGCCGACACATCACCATTCTGAACTAGTGCCAAAGAGGTGTGGTCCCGGGGAAAGGCCCCTAACAGGGGAGGTTCCCCAGGGGGAAGCAATGGAGGTGAGCCATCTGCAGGGGGTGATGCAGGGGGTGTGGAGGGGCCCCCATTCTGCATCTGGGCTGAATCCTCTGCTGTGGGTGTGTAGATAAAAGGGAAGGCTGGGTTGGCCAAATAGTTGGGAACAAAGGGCAGTTCTGACTCCTTCTTCAGCTGGGGGagattgtcatcatcatcatcgtcttCTTccacttaaaaagaagaaaacagaacagatCACAGTCCTttcaaaattaccaaaaaaaggtGTCTTTTGGAAGTGGTGTCTTTTGGTATGTGACATTAGTCAGTGCTTATTGCCTCTGcaggtcagaaaaaaaaagaatatttcattaGGTTTATGATTACCATGTTCATCATTAtcttaaattttacaaataaaaaaataaaaccttacaaTGCTGACCTCCCCAGAAACAACCTGGAATTACTATCTTGGCATAGTAATTTGCTTTCAGAAATAGAACAGTTGCTGggagcagtgtctcacacctgcaatcccagcaccttgggaggccgaggtggatggatcacctgaggtcgggagtttgagatcagcctgaccaacatggtgaaaccccgtctctactaaaaatacaaaattagctggacgtgatggcacatgcctgtaatcctagctactcgggaggctgaggcaggagaattgcttgaagctgggaggcagaggttgtggtgagctgacatcatgccactgcactccagcctgggcaacaagagctaaactctgtctcaaaaaaaaaaaaaaaagaaagaaagaaaaaaaatagaacagttGTTTGACCAGCATTAAGAATGTAGCCAATAATACCACAAGTCTTCAATGAGTCTAACGAAATCAAAAGTTCTCCCCAAACACAGACTCACCTCCCATAATCTTCCTGATTTCTCTCCTTGATGTTAACTGGACTGGCATTTCTCCTTTTGTGGTAAGAATTTCTTTGTCAGCTCCTGATTTTAACAGGTAAGAAACCACCTGACCATGGTTTCGTTTACATGCCCAGTGTAAACAAGTCCTGtcccaaagaaaagaatgattGAAAAAGAGGAGAGGTGATTTGGGATTTCAGATTCTAAACATtagtaaataatgtatatataagcCTGTTAGAGTTCAGCTAGAACCAGGTAACCGGGCTGGTAATCTCAACTTTTCACAAAGAAGAtgatcaaaatatttaatatgcttaaattttgtttttaaatctcatttctgGTTCCTGAGAAAAACTAACTTAACCTAGGAGTTTTAATTTCAATAGCCTCCAGGAGGTAAGCTCACTGGCTGGCTAACTCCAATGGTAACGTGGAGTGTACACTATCAGTATCGCTCATTAGATCATCTCAGTCtctgaaacatatttttatattgctataTTCCTTTTCAGGGACTATGGAAACTCACTTCATATGCCACCTGAAGATTCAATATTATCAGGCTAATAACCATCTCCTATCAGCagcttgctctgtcacttaaattattattatgacAGCAGATATTCTTGTCTGAATCCCAGTTgctcactttctttttccttcttacttttctttccttaacACATACACAAAGGATTtccaaatttccatttttaaaaagttggcttCTTTAGTTCTCTCCAGAAGGCTACAAACATATCCTCATCTGCGTAAACATAAGGCATTGCACATATACTTTAATTCCTGaggtacttaaaaaatatatatcaacaaCCAAAATTCTTCAAGAACAGGCTCTTCTAACATATCAGACTCATTTAAGTAAAACTAATCACTCAATATTGTACACAGAGGAAGCAATTCCGCACACTCTGAAGGGCTACTATTTTCATACTGTACAGAAACATAATTAGCATGcaggcaaaactccatcttaacaGAAATGAAAGATTCAGAGCAACTCAATCCATCCCTAGGTGCCAAAGCTGAATGTATATTATGGAAGGAAAATACTTCTTGTCCCTGTGTTTTGAAATGTCTTCTTTCACCAACTCTCTAATTGAACTGGGATAAATATCTTCAGAGCTCTTACAGCCAAATACAGAAATGAAGGTTGGAACAAATGTTCAATAGTGAAGGTTAGTTCACTAACCTGGGAAGTATAATTATCTGGAAAGTTTATATGGTTCTAGGAAAAAGCTGATTTGCCCTGGGCTTAGCATTAGTAACTCACAGAAAGTTAGTATATCTGGCTGGCTGGGAGCAATTCCACTGATGTCTCAGAGTGACATTCTACATTATGGCTCATTAGAATTAGATTATCCAGGTTCCTTTAAGGTGTATTTCATGATGCAATGACAAAATTATTGCTAATTTGGGAAAAGTAAGAGTCTTGTTAAGTTTGGGAGAGAAGAGTCTTGATCAAGCTCCCTGAAGGCAAGGAAGTGTTTCCTTGGCACATATACATGcttaattaatatttactgaatgggctaggtatggtggctcacacctgtaatcccagcacttagggaggccacggcaggtggatcacttgaggtcaggagtttgacaccagcctgcccaacagggtgaaaccccgtctctactaaaaatccaaaaattagcgtgatggtgcacgtctgtaatcccagctactggggaggctgaggcaggagaactgcttaaacccaggaggcagaggctgcagtgagccaagattgcgccactgcactccagcctgggcaacacagcaagactctgtctcaaaaaaaaaaaaagtaccgaATGAGTAAACTAAGGATAAGGTGGACCTTGCTTGAAGTAGAAGGATCTAATCTATCCTTGATTCTGGGCAAACTGCAGCcttgagtgtgtttgtgtgtggatgTCTGTGGCACAGGCTTAAAAAGTGAACAATTATAATGATAAGTGAGCcctcaaaaatgaatgaagcatGATGAGAAAAAGATGCtcccttttggaaaaaaaatgctcacTTGCTAGTAGTAGATCACTTGTTCATGGCAACCTTGAGCGTAAAGGAGGTAATTTACTACCAGTGGGTCTGAGAGACTCTGGGACAAACCAACTTGCTAAACTACCACCCATGTAAAGCAGTGTTAAGTCAACATAGCATGGCCCCCACAGCCCTGTGCCTTAGTCATCATCATTTACAGTCCAGAGTTGTGTGGCTCTGGGCAGCCATAACTCAGAGTCCCTGCAGCCAGGTAATATTTTCAAGTTCTTCATGAAGCATTATCCTTGGTCCTTAAAACCAAGGGGGTATGCATGACACTTGAATTACAACTGATGTGGTGGAATGACGAGTGATCAATCTAATTGATAGATTACTCTATCTTTGAACTTCAACTCCTTAAGCTTTATATTTGCAGTCAGAATATCTTATTAGTGTCGAAAACTATTTCAGACCTGAGGCATTGGGTGTCATTCATCAACCGGGCATCACTCACTGGCGCTGAAATTGTGGTTACTGATCAACTAAGAATTGAAAGCAGTCACCATTCTGCTTGGCAATGCGAGAGAGTACGTTTTTTGAGGGTAACCTTATATTCCATTACCCAGCACATTGCTtcataataagaaaataacaacaatagcTAACACAGGTGTAACGCTTCACATGTTGGACATTGCTCTAAAGGCATTAtatgtattaacttatttaatcctctacACCCATGAGGTAATACTATTGTCAACATtccccccattttacagaagaggaaacagacatCAGCAAATACATGAGCAAAGCATGCAGTACGCTAGGTGGTGATGAAGTGTGACAGCAATAGTAAAGCAGGGAAAGGCATTAGGGAATGCCAGAGGTTGTGCAACTTTAAATTGAGGGCCCAGGAAAAGCCTTGCCAAGAAGGTGACATCTAAACTAAAATCTGAAGGCGGTGAGGAAGCAAACCATGTGATATCTAGAGGGAAAGCATTTAAGAGAGTGGGACGACAAAACGCAAAGATCTTGAATCAGGACTGTCTGGTATTCCAGGGAAAGCAAGGAGGCCAGGGGAAAAAGGTAAGCAGAAGGGCAAATCCCATGAAATTAGCACAGAGGTAAGGAGGGAAGATGTGGGGACAAGCAGTAGAAATTGTAGGACCCTGTAGGCTTTTACTGAGTGAGATAGGAGCCATTTTTGAGAAGAGTGAAATGATCTGACTTATGTTTTAAGTCAGGATCCCTCTGACCACTGTATTAATTAAGGAGACTGTTTAAtataagctgaggagcaaggacacTAGCTAGTAAGCTATTGCAATAATCTAGGCGAGGGAAACAATGGTGTACCAGAGGTGTAGTGGTAGGGTTAGTGAGTAGTTGGATTCTGACTGTATCTGAAGGTGAAGCTCGTAGAATTGGCTGACTGGATGTCAGCTGTGAAAGACAGGAGGCAAGCAGGGTGCCAAGCGTTCTGGCCTGAGCACccctgagaggctgaggaactCAGAGGAGCAGGCTTGAGGTGGTAGAGGCATGAGGCGAGACTTGGAATTCAATCTTGGATATGTTGAATTTGACAAGCCTATTAGACAATTCCTCCAATTAAATCTACAagaggacgggcgcggtggctcacacctataatcccagcactttgggaagcc
It includes:
- the ANKRD40 gene encoding ankyrin repeat domain-containing protein 40; translation: MNALLEQKEQQERLREAAALGDIREVQKLVESGVDVNSQNEVNGWTCLHWACKRNHGQVVSYLLKSGADKEILTTKGEMPVQLTSRREIRKIMGVEEDDDDDDNLPQLKKESELPFVPNYLANPAFPFIYTPTAEDSAQMQNGGPSTPPASPPADGSPPLLPPGEPPLLGAFPRDHTSLALVQNGDVSAPSAILRTPESTKPGPVCQPPVSQSRSLFSSVPSKPPVSLEPQNGAYAGPAPAFQPFFFTGAFPFNMQELVLKVRIQNPSLRENDFIEIELDRQELTYQELLRVCCCELGVNPDQVEKIRKLPNTLLRKDKDVARLQDFQELELVLMISENNFLFRNAASTLTERPCYNRRASKLTY